In Hippocampus zosterae strain Florida chromosome 3, ASM2543408v3, whole genome shotgun sequence, a genomic segment contains:
- the cep152 gene encoding centrosomal protein of 152 kDa isoform X3: MCKCENNMGPLVEDTMEDLKTIQRSLWELHKLLADLPDDMLEDSRDSSSIDLESSTCSKKNLGTSPPSKWTHQRSDHPRATSDEQSYEADYGQQPHGFTYMNGDVQINGHQHHAQTQPPARMWNQHSQDSHFTQEDYTCNSKGTEQSPEANDFSTSDPYEQHPGVSIVDYNEGGASDDYDYGDCNNPRGRFKSGAAERRGDDCTANYNPHRPPRQMLSSQAMRQDQPFDQLQREFLDSTQQTAEKEQLVQLQILKKAQHRQIEDLEQKLEDSKRNTRYLEHQLAIVKDERDGFAASSKESSRLLDEAKEQLVKIQSKVKVMEHQICTQNDRNHENLTKQMLAEAAVDAMKQQMLELCRSDTLSKAREQHDRDVTVIKEQHEAALLVLQQQLYAKSQALDEQMDTSQRFREQVKQLERQREEEQLERAKVVGALTQRLEESQQQCAKLLQTNSVQEMSQIQIKLQQAQTAKVLSEDMNKVLQEDLADLKEQITLYESALKHGVIALDPNSDCQTQLSESCLALGLKKTAFRNGSLHSVALATLSDSKLPQDEALRVEMQRCLGNLKAKRQKISHLQEELQQSRTRVNELQTQLDEANLSSLVRQSSQIKPYLNGEDQNELVKLQEDNQRLQDQVEVLKKKTDELQQSEEKLRSSNLELCVKMREMIQELDQEKQVAAQRSERINQQYRDDVVNRVRTELMLKHDAHVEHLTAQHEEHIQRLNTQLSEASDNVLAVQKCYISVCKEKEMLEESIKNAAREDALRKESEQKKSEESSTDVEKLRTELEAQHRASVAQLKALWSKEQEAEIQQQVNSQVALAKVAWDEAHRQMEKTWTLRLEEARREKHSATSEVTCQTEEAAANGLMITVEELDSRLCAQRQQLQMEADKVQRQVVEEAKKQVLKETQNKHLEDLAYKVEGAVTRAYNRWIEDLTSLPEYQASLQRERENWEELQKQYVEQQVSQSLRIAEEQWHKQQEERLKAQSCGTSEELQQKVVSLQCQLEQLRREQATLLKAELAGARVAWKRDKQQEISVIQNRSEQMYKTKLQEQHKKQELALLQAREEADLQKKELLQQMETKLQRIVRAREDEWKCQQAEKEQAQRRQMREDFLAELQTALAEVQAQLLGSSRTDQQSPRESGKGRMSEGGLTDVIQTCCLDIVDRAVCQAKKDWKKISEAQLSCVLRETQQQHEKEIGKMQSSLAQIGGQVCSRKDCADTASKLQKKNQELQKHLEKACRQFQHSIREHKMTMQKFQDEHEGRLQKANEEHRLQLEEMKRSKEAAGSSNHQQSLQEGLEEMKQQYLTTVEKIRGEMLRYLQESRERAAEMIRTEVQRERQDTARKMRRYYLTCLQELLEDGGKATGAEKKIMNAASKLAAMAKVLETPVKNNAAKNHSLPTCTMDVSTTGPCPTSNTIFLKNPSTLSEDRTHREKISDSEQKTTLARITCVSKQDAGTCESSAEVQVYPHKVATSCLAPLRSKSREAYLQGGRPEYHADRPNNPSLAQELPVRDERPTNWSLTSNDSDSLHIPRVSFLGRKVESVKPFSVSVADFGEFHHLTPDTSDLTVYNDIAQETQTRTQTSAPKATINTHRELTPGSEGEKQSGVHTGALFSELRRQQDSGFDSPLNQPK; the protein is encoded by the exons atgtgtaaatgtgaaaataatatgGGTCCTTTGGTTGAGGACACAATGGAGGATTTAAAGACCATTCAACGGTCCTTATGGGAA ctccaCAAGCTCCTCGCAGACCTTCCAGATGACATGCTGGAGGATAGCCGAGACTCCTCCTCCATAGACCTCGAATCCTCCACCTGCAGCAAGAAAAATCTTGGAACCAG CCCACCTTCCAAATGGACTCATCAGCGGTCAGATCATCCCAGGGCAACATCTGATGAgcag AGCTATGAGGCAGACTACGGTCAACAACCCCACGGTTTTACCTATATGAATGGAGACGTTCAGATAAATGGTCACCAGCATCATGCTCAAACTCAACCTCCAGCTCGCATGTGGAACCAGCATTCACAAGATTCACACTTCACCCAGGAAGACTACACATGCAACAGCAAAGGAACAGAACAATCTCCAGAGGCTAATGATTTTTCCACAAGTGATCCATACGAGCAACACCCTGGTGTTAGCATTGTTGACTATAATGAAGGAGGAGCTAGTGATGATTACGACTACGGTGACTGCAATAATCCCAGAGGGCGTTTTAAG TCTGGAGCTGCGGAGCGACGTGGGGATGATTGCACGGCCAACTACAATCCTCACCGTCCTCCACGTCAGATGTTGAGCTCCCAGGCCATGCGTCAAGATCAACCATTTGATCAACTACAAAGAGAATTCCTTGACTCAACACAGC AAACTGCGGAGAAAGAACAGCTTGTCCAACTGCAGATATTAAAGAAGGCTCAACACAGGCAAATCGAGGACTTGGAGCAAAAGCTCGAGGATTCAAAACGCAATACGAGATACCTTGAGCACCAGTTGGCAATTGTTAAAG ATGAGAGAGACGGCTTTGCTGCGAGTTCCAAGGAGTCGAGTCGACTCCTGGACGAGGCCAAAGAGCAGTTGGTTAAAATACAAAGCAAAGTGAAGGTGATGGAGCATCAAATATGTACCCAAAATGATAGAAACCACGAG AACCTAACGAAGCAAATGTTGGCCGAGGCCGCTGTTGACGCCATGAAGCAGCAAATGTTGGAGCTGTGTCGGTCTGACACTCTGTCCAAAGCACGCGAGCAGCACGACAGGGATGTTACCGTCATCAAGGAGCAACATGAGGCCGCACTGTTGGTTTTACAGCAGCAGCTTTACGCTAAGTCTCAAGCTCTGGACGAACAG ATGGATACTAGTCAGAGGTTCCGTGAGCAGGTCAAACAGTTGGAGCGGCAAAGAGAAGAAGAGCAACTCGAGCGAGCCAAAGTGGTCGGTGCTCTCACtcaacgtctggaggagagtcAACAGCAATGTGCCAAGCTATTGCAGACTA ATTCTGTGCAGGAAATGAGTCAAATCCAGATCAAACTCCAGCAGGCCCAAACAGCCAAGGTCTTAAGTGAAGATATGAACAAAGTCTTACAG GAAGATCTTGCCGACTTGAAGGAGCAGATTACGCTATATGAATCTGCATTAAAACATGGCGTTATTGCATTGGATCCCAACAGTGACTGCCAGACCCAACTTTCAGAATCCTGTTTGGCATTAGGCTTGAAGAAAACCGCTTTCAGAAATGGTTCGCTCCACAG TGTGGCCTTAGCCACCCTGTcagactccaaattgcctcaGGATGAGGCTTTGCGAGTGGAGATGCAGCGCTGTTTGGGGAATTTAAAGGCAAAACGGCAGAAGATCAGTCATCTGCAGGAGGAACTGCAACAGAGTCGGACCCGAGTGAACGAGCTGCAGACTCAATTAGATGAAGCCAATCTCAGCTCGTTG GTTAGACAGTCCAGCCAGATAAAACCATACTTGAATGGAGAGGACCAGAACGAGTTAGTGAAACTCCAGGAAGACAACCAGCGCTTGCAGGATCAAGTGGAG GtgctaaaaaagaaaactgatgAGCTGCAGCAGAGCGAGGAGAAGCTCCGGTCTTCCAACTTGGAACTCTGCGTCAAGATGAGAGAGATGATCCAGGAGCTAGACCAAGAGAAGCAGGTTGCTGCTCAACG ATCCGAGCGGATAAATCAGCAGTATCGGGATGACGTGGTGAATAGAGTCAGGACGGAGCTCATGCTGAAACACGACGCTCACGTTGAACATCTGACAGCACAACACGAGGAACACATCCAACGCCTAAA CACTCAGCTGTCTGAGGCCAGTGACAACGTGTTGGCTGTGCAAAAGTGTTACATTTCTGTCTGCAAGGAAAAGGAAATGCTGGAGGAAAGCATAAAAAATGCAGCCAGGGAGGATGCACTGAGGAAGGAAAGCGAG CAAAAGAAAAGCGAAGAGAGCAGCACAGATGTGGAGAAACTAAGGACTGAGCTTGAGGCGCAGCATCGGGCTTCTGTAGCCCAGCTCAAGGCTCTCTGGTCGAAGGAGCAGGAAGCTGAGATCCAGCAGCAGGTGAATTCTCAGGTAGCCTTAGCCAAGGTTGCTTGGGATGAAGCGCACCGTCAG ATGGAGAAGACTTGGACCCTGAGGCTGGAGGAAGCCAGGCGAGAAAAACACTCTGCGACCTCTGAGGTAACCTGTCAGACAGAGGAGGCGGCAGCAAACGGTTTGATGATTACCGTTGAAGAGTTGGACTCCAGGCTCTGTGCCCAGAGACAACAGCTGCAAATGGAAGCTGACAAAGTCCAACGCCAAGTAGTGGAAGAAGCCAAGAAACAAGTCCTGAAGGAAACTCAGAACAAACATCTCGAGGACTTGGCCTATAAG GTTGAAGGAGCAGTGACCAGAGCCTATAACCGCTGGATTGAGGATTTGACTTCATTACCAGAATACCAAGCCTCTctccaaagagagagagagaactggGAAGAGCTGCAAAAACAATACGTGGAACAACAG GTATCACAGTCTCTGAGGATAGCAGAGGAGCAGTGGCACAAGCAGCAAGAAGAACGTCTAAAAGCTCAAAGCTGTGGGACGTCGGAGGAGCTCCAACAGAAGGTGGTGAGTCTCCAATGTCAGCTGGAGCAGTTAAGAAGGGAGCAAGCAACGTTGTTGAAAGCTGAACTTGCCGGAGCCAGAGTGGCCTGGAAGAGAGACAAACAGCAAGAGATCTCTGTTATCCAAAATCGCAGTGAGCAAATGTACAAAACCAAACTACAGGAGCAGCATAAGAAGCAGGAGTTGGCTTTGCTGCAAGCCAGAGAGGAGGCTGACCTCCAAAAGAAGGAACTGCTCCAACAGATGGAGACCAAGCTTCAGCGCATCGTGAGGGCCCGAGAGGATGAGTGGAAATGTCAGCAGGCTGAGAAGGAACAAGCCCAGAGACGACAGATGAGGGAAGACTTCCTTGCGGAACTTCAGACTGCTCTGGCAGAGGTCCAGGCGCAGCTTCTCGGAAGTTCCAGGACTGACCAGCAGAGCCCCAGGGAGAGCGGGAAAGGCCGCATGTCGGAGGGCGGCTTAACGGACGTGATTCAAACTTGCTGCTTAGACATTGTTGACAGAGCTGTGTGCCAGGCCAAGAAGGACTGGAAGaaa ATAAGTGAGGCTCAGTTGAGCTGTGTGTTACGAGAAACACAACAGCAGCACGAAAAAGAAATCGGCAAAATGCAAA GCTCTTTAGCCCAGATTGGAGGGCAGGTTTGCAGCAGGAAGGATTGCGCAGACACGGCCAGTAAGCTGCAGAAGAAGAACCAGGAGCTTCAGAAGCACTTGGAAAAAGCTTGCCGTCAGTTCCAGCACAGCATCCGAGAACACAAAATGACCATGCAGAAATTCCAAG aCGAACATGAGGGCAGATTACAAAAGGCAAATGAGGAACATCGGCTCCAACTGGAGGAAATGAAGCGAAGCAAAGAAGCCGCTGG CAGTTCAAACCATCAACAAAGTCTTCAAGAGGGCCTGGAAGAAATGAAGCAGCAATACTTGACAACTGTGGAAAAAATAAGAG gTGAAATGCTGCGTTACCTCCAGGAGAGCCGTGAGCGAGCGGCTGAGATGATCCGCACGGAAGTACAACGGGAGAGGCAGGACACCGCCCGCAAAATGCGACGTTATTACCTGACCTGTCTGCAGGAATTGTTAGAGGATGGCGGGAAGGCTACGGG GGCAGAAAAGAAAATTATGAATGCTGCCAGCAAATTGGCAGCCATGGCTAAAGTACTGGAAACGCCTGTCAAAAATAACGCTGCAAAGAACCATAGCTTACCCA CTTGCACGATGGATGTGTCCACCACTGGCCCCTGCCCAACAAGtaacacaatttttttgaagaatCCTTCAACTTTATCGGAAGACAGAACCCACAGGGAGAAGATATCTGATTCGGAGCAAAAAACGACTCTGGCGCGGATTACATGTGTGAGCAAGCAGGACGCTGGAACATGCGAGTCCTCAGCAGAAGTGCAAGTCTACCCTCACAAAGTGGCCACTTCGTGCCTTGCTCCCTTGAGGAGCAAGAGCAGGGAGGCGTACCTGCAAGGAGGACGACCAGAATACCATGCGGATCGGCCAAACAACCCTTCTCTGGCGCAGGAGCTTCCAGTCAGGGATGAGAGACCCACCAACTGGAGCCTGACCAGCAATGACTCAGACAGCCTCCACATCCCTCGAGTGTCCTTTTTGGGAAGGAAAGTAGAATCGGTGAAGCCCTTCTCAGTGTCCGTCGCTGACTTTGGGGAGTTTCATCATCTCACCCCGGATACGTCCGACCTGACGGTTTATAATGACATCGCCCAGGAGACTCAGACTCGGACACAAACATCTGCTCCCAAAGCCACGATTAACACACACAGAGAGCTGACACCGGGTTCAGAAGGAGAGAAGCAGAGTGGAGTGCATACCGGGGCTTTGTTTTCAGAATTGAGACGTCAGCAGGACAGTGGCTTTGACAGCCCGTTGAACCAACCAAAATGA